The proteins below are encoded in one region of Rhizobium sp. 9140:
- a CDS encoding thioesterase domain-containing protein — translation MLATLTGLCQQTMRIPIAADDDLVAQGLNANRALALIKLFWVRTGIELDVNIFYIHRTPRAIVEAVEQGKLHSQILPADKILPLRDGNLTRPLFLFAGGVNCFLETQGLLDAMTFDGVIYGITLTDFGRPADNPPKVEDEVELSYRAMKDIQPQGPYRLAGYSFGGVLALELARRARAEGDMIEVLLLLDPPQNDHSWPLGLWAGLMRRIVARQMKSVLGKLTGRAANRGKPSAERTCDAGVEALREGRAASAFRHSPPRRGHQFFFRFRNPRLAGYPLCAPQWAGGYVPAYDARARQLLQMKGLYRPRVYDGPLVFFGSKSGSPIDCDATLIWKAYLPRADWISASGNHLSMIVARNGRRLAVKIDLLLQAGPASVREPSSSESVAA, via the coding sequence ATGCTTGCAACACTGACAGGCCTGTGCCAGCAAACGATGCGCATCCCCATTGCCGCCGATGACGATCTGGTGGCCCAGGGCCTGAACGCGAACAGGGCTCTGGCCCTCATCAAGCTCTTCTGGGTGAGGACCGGGATCGAACTCGACGTCAACATCTTCTACATCCACCGCACGCCCCGTGCGATCGTCGAGGCTGTCGAGCAGGGAAAACTTCATTCCCAGATCCTGCCCGCCGACAAGATCCTGCCCTTGCGCGATGGCAACCTAACCCGCCCGCTCTTCCTGTTTGCCGGCGGCGTCAACTGTTTTCTGGAAACGCAGGGCCTCCTCGATGCGATGACGTTCGACGGCGTGATCTACGGCATTACGCTGACGGACTTCGGCCGTCCCGCCGACAATCCGCCCAAGGTCGAAGACGAGGTCGAACTCTCCTACCGCGCCATGAAGGACATCCAGCCGCAAGGTCCCTATCGTCTTGCCGGCTATTCCTTCGGCGGCGTGCTGGCGCTGGAGCTTGCGCGCCGGGCAAGGGCGGAAGGCGACATGATCGAGGTGCTGTTGCTGCTCGATCCCCCGCAGAACGATCACAGCTGGCCGCTCGGTCTCTGGGCCGGATTGATGCGCAGGATCGTCGCGCGCCAGATGAAGTCGGTGCTGGGAAAGTTGACGGGCCGCGCGGCAAACCGCGGAAAGCCTTCGGCAGAGCGGACCTGCGATGCCGGCGTCGAGGCGCTGCGCGAGGGGCGTGCGGCATCGGCCTTCCGCCACAGCCCGCCGCGCCGGGGCCACCAGTTCTTCTTCCGCTTTCGCAACCCGCGCCTCGCGGGGTACCCGCTGTGCGCGCCGCAATGGGCGGGAGGTTACGTGCCCGCCTACGATGCCCGGGCCCGCCAGCTATTGCAGATGAAGGGACTCTACCGGCCGCGCGTCTATGATGGGCCGCTCGTGTTCTTCGGCTCGAAATCCGGCTCGCCGATCGATTGCGATGCCACGCTCATCTGGAAAGCGTACCTCCCGAGGGCAGATTGGATCTCCGCCTCCGGCAATCACCTCAGCATGATCGTTGCCCGGAACGGCCGCAGGCTCGCAGTCAAGATAGATCTACTCTTGCAGGCAGGGCCGGCCTCGGTGCGCGAACCGTCGTCCTCGGAAAGCGTCGCCGCCTGA
- a CDS encoding exodeoxyribonuclease VII small subunit, producing the protein MANETRTQSPAAGPANPTAPADVASLSFERAVEELESIVSALERGDVALDRSIEFYERGEALKKHCEALLNAAENRIEKIRLDRAGKPQGVEPLDGN; encoded by the coding sequence ATGGCAAACGAGACACGCACACAATCACCAGCCGCTGGCCCGGCAAACCCCACCGCCCCGGCCGATGTCGCCTCTCTGTCCTTCGAGCGGGCCGTCGAGGAACTGGAATCGATCGTCTCGGCGCTGGAGCGCGGCGATGTCGCCCTTGACCGCTCGATCGAGTTCTACGAGCGTGGCGAGGCGCTGAAGAAGCATTGCGAGGCTCTGCTTAACGCGGCCGAAAACCGCATCGAGAAGATCCGCCTCGACCGCGCCGGCAAGCCGCAGGGCGTGGAACCGCTGGACGGCAACTGA
- a CDS encoding histone deacetylase family protein: MTTILYENPIFLEHQVPEGHPERPDRLRALNLALEHERFSDLVRLQAPQGNEDLVLLAHPEEHLRAVMSVIPEEGINSFEADTHASPASLQAALTGIGGAVAAVDAVFTGKADNVFVASRPPGHHAEKMKAMGFCFFNNAAIAARHAQRVHGAERVAIVDWDVHHGNGTQDIFYDDASVLFCSTHQMPLYPGTGAKDETGTHNTIVNAPLSPDTGSEHFREAFKSRVLPALERFQPDLIIISAGFDAHHRDPLAQINLVGDDFDWATGRLLDVAGKHASNRIVSLLEGGYDLVGLAESAGLHIQRLMKG, from the coding sequence ATGACAACCATTCTCTACGAAAACCCCATCTTCCTCGAGCATCAGGTGCCCGAGGGGCACCCGGAACGGCCCGACCGACTGCGGGCGCTCAATCTGGCGCTGGAGCACGAGCGGTTTTCCGATCTCGTTCGCCTTCAGGCGCCGCAGGGCAACGAGGATCTGGTGCTGCTCGCCCATCCGGAAGAGCACCTGCGCGCCGTCATGTCGGTGATCCCCGAAGAGGGCATCAACAGCTTCGAGGCGGACACCCATGCAAGCCCCGCCAGCCTGCAAGCGGCGCTGACCGGTATCGGCGGCGCGGTAGCGGCGGTGGACGCGGTTTTCACCGGCAAGGCCGACAATGTCTTCGTCGCCTCCCGTCCGCCCGGGCACCATGCCGAGAAGATGAAGGCCATGGGCTTCTGCTTCTTCAACAATGCCGCCATCGCCGCGCGGCATGCCCAGCGCGTACACGGGGCCGAGCGGGTGGCGATCGTCGATTGGGACGTGCACCACGGCAACGGCACGCAGGACATCTTCTATGACGATGCCTCCGTCCTCTTCTGTTCGACGCACCAGATGCCGCTTTATCCCGGCACCGGCGCCAAGGACGAGACCGGCACCCACAACACCATCGTCAACGCGCCGCTGTCTCCCGATACGGGCAGCGAGCATTTTCGCGAGGCGTTCAAGTCGCGCGTGCTGCCGGCGCTCGAGCGTTTCCAGCCGGATCTCATCATCATCTCGGCCGGGTTCGATGCCCATCACCGCGATCCGCTGGCGCAGATCAACCTCGTCGGCGACGATTTCGACTGGGCGACGGGCCGGCTGCTCGACGTGGCGGGCAAACATGCCAGCAACCGGATCGTCAGCCTGCTCGAAGGCGGCTATGACCTCGTGGGGCTCGCAGAATCGGCAGGCCTTCATATTCAGCGCCTGATGAAGGGATGA
- a CDS encoding winged helix-turn-helix domain-containing protein, with translation MTILVSNRDARRIFLNVQGLASPPNRALTRAGLLDLVTKIGFVQVDSISTVERAHHMILHARNQTYRPEHLTALLETDGALFEHWTHDASIIPSAFFVYWKHRFARESETLVERWRKWREAGFEDVFDDTLKQITETGRVLARDFKYEDRSSGGWWNWHPSKTALEYLWRTGRLAIAGRDSFQKIYDLTERVIPERYRAAEVDRETFIDWCCRAALERLGFATHGELAAFFALISPEDARRWVLAHADELQSVVIAPADGSRPRAAHALAGFPETLGALEDPPARLRVLSPFDPLLRDRARTERLFGFNYRIEIFVPEPKRQYGYYVFPLLEGDRLVGRIDMKAHRKTGVLEVKRLWWEPGIRPSAGRDARLEAELARIARFAGVEQVVWLEGARG, from the coding sequence ATGACGATTCTCGTATCCAACCGCGATGCCCGCCGCATCTTCCTCAACGTCCAGGGGCTGGCATCGCCGCCCAACCGGGCGCTGACCAGGGCCGGTCTGCTCGATCTCGTCACGAAGATCGGCTTCGTGCAGGTGGACAGCATCTCCACGGTGGAGCGCGCCCACCACATGATCCTCCACGCCCGCAACCAGACCTACCGGCCGGAGCATCTGACCGCCCTTCTGGAGACGGATGGCGCGCTGTTCGAACATTGGACGCATGATGCGTCGATCATCCCCAGCGCGTTCTTCGTCTACTGGAAGCACCGCTTCGCCCGCGAGAGCGAGACGCTGGTGGAGCGCTGGCGGAAATGGCGGGAGGCGGGGTTCGAGGATGTCTTCGACGACACGCTGAAGCAGATCACCGAGACCGGCCGGGTGCTGGCACGCGATTTCAAGTACGAGGACCGCTCCTCCGGCGGCTGGTGGAACTGGCATCCGTCAAAGACCGCGCTCGAATATCTCTGGCGCACCGGCAGGCTTGCGATTGCCGGCCGGGACAGCTTTCAGAAGATCTACGATCTGACCGAGCGCGTGATACCGGAGAGGTACCGGGCAGCGGAGGTGGACCGGGAGACCTTCATCGACTGGTGCTGCCGCGCCGCTCTTGAGCGTCTCGGCTTTGCCACCCACGGCGAACTCGCCGCCTTTTTCGCGCTGATCTCGCCGGAGGACGCACGCCGGTGGGTGCTGGCCCATGCGGACGAGCTGCAATCGGTGGTGATCGCGCCCGCCGACGGCAGCCGGCCGCGCGCCGCCCACGCGCTCGCCGGCTTTCCCGAAACGCTCGGCGCGCTGGAAGACCCACCGGCGCGCCTGCGCGTCCTCAGCCCGTTCGATCCGCTCCTGCGGGATCGCGCCCGCACCGAGCGCCTGTTCGGCTTCAATTACCGCATCGAGATCTTCGTGCCGGAGCCGAAGCGCCAATATGGCTACTACGTCTTCCCGCTTCTCGAAGGCGACCGTCTCGTCGGCCGCATCGATATGAAGGCCCACCGCAAGACGGGCGTGCTGGAGGTCAAGCGCCTCTGGTGGGAACCCGGCATCCGCCCCTCCGCCGGCCGCGACGCGCGCCTTGAAGCCGAACTCGCCCGCATCGCCCGCTTTGCCGGTGTCGAGCAGGTGGTGTGGCTGGAAGGGGCGAGGGGATAG
- the dxs gene encoding 1-deoxy-D-xylulose-5-phosphate synthase, whose protein sequence is MTQPNSPPSTPLLDKVNLPRDLKAIDDKDLMQLAGELRAEMIDAVSRTGGHLGAGLGVVELTIAIHKVFDTPHDRLIFDVGHQCYPHKILTGRRDRIRTLRQENGLSGFTRRAESEYDPFGAAHSSTSISAGLGMAVASELQGVKRNVISVIGDGAMSAGMAYEALNNAGALDARLIVILNDNDMSIAPPTGAMSAYLARLASGRTYMGFRELGKKLTAYLGKSIDRAITRAVEHARGYVTGGTLFEEMGFYHIGPIDGHSFEHLLPVLRNVRDNAHGPVLIHVVTQKGKGYAPAEAAADKYHGVNTFDVITGAQAKAKPNAPSYTAVFAEALVQEANEDERIVAVTAAMPNGTGLDKFALAHPTRIFDVGIAEQHAVTFAAGLATEGLKPFAALYSTFLQRGYDQVVHDVAIQGLPVRFPIDRAGFVGADGPTHAGSFDTTYLAALPGFVVMAAADEAELKHMVRTAAAYDEGPISFRYPRGEGVGIDMPVRGEILQIGRGRIVKEGTKVALLSFGTRLADCLLAAEDLDASGLSTTVADARFAKPLDHDLIRRLAREHEVLITIEEGAIGGFGSHVLQFLALEGLMDSGLKVRPMVLPDIWMEQSKQDAMYAQAGLDRAGIVSTVFRALGQKRVGRDAAG, encoded by the coding sequence GTGACCCAACCGAACTCCCCGCCGTCGACGCCGCTTCTGGACAAGGTCAACCTGCCCCGGGACTTGAAGGCGATCGACGACAAGGACCTGATGCAGCTTGCCGGAGAACTGCGCGCCGAGATGATCGACGCCGTGTCGCGCACGGGCGGCCACCTTGGGGCGGGTCTCGGCGTGGTCGAGCTGACCATCGCGATCCACAAGGTATTCGACACGCCGCACGACCGGCTGATTTTCGATGTCGGCCACCAGTGCTATCCGCACAAGATCCTGACCGGCCGCCGCGACCGCATCCGCACCCTGCGCCAGGAAAACGGCCTCTCCGGCTTCACCCGCCGGGCGGAAAGCGAATACGACCCGTTCGGCGCCGCCCACTCCTCCACCTCCATCTCGGCCGGCCTCGGCATGGCCGTCGCGTCCGAGTTGCAGGGCGTCAAGCGCAACGTCATTTCCGTCATCGGCGACGGGGCGATGTCGGCCGGCATGGCCTACGAGGCTCTGAACAATGCCGGCGCGCTCGATGCCCGGCTGATCGTGATCCTCAACGACAACGACATGTCCATCGCGCCGCCGACCGGCGCCATGAGCGCCTATCTGGCGCGGCTTGCCTCCGGGCGGACCTATATGGGCTTCCGCGAACTCGGCAAGAAGCTGACAGCCTATCTCGGCAAGTCGATCGACCGCGCCATCACCCGCGCGGTGGAGCATGCGCGCGGCTACGTCACCGGCGGCACGCTGTTCGAGGAGATGGGTTTCTACCATATCGGGCCTATCGACGGGCATTCCTTCGAACACCTGCTGCCGGTGCTGCGCAATGTGCGCGACAATGCACATGGTCCCGTGCTGATCCACGTCGTCACGCAGAAGGGCAAGGGCTACGCGCCCGCGGAAGCCGCCGCCGACAAATATCACGGCGTCAACACCTTCGACGTCATCACCGGGGCGCAGGCCAAGGCCAAGCCGAATGCGCCATCCTACACGGCCGTCTTCGCCGAGGCGCTGGTGCAGGAGGCCAACGAGGACGAGCGGATCGTCGCAGTGACCGCCGCCATGCCGAACGGCACCGGGCTCGACAAATTCGCGCTGGCGCATCCGACCCGCATCTTCGACGTCGGCATCGCCGAGCAGCATGCCGTGACCTTTGCGGCGGGATTGGCGACGGAGGGGCTGAAGCCGTTCGCGGCGCTCTACTCCACCTTCCTGCAGCGCGGCTACGATCAGGTCGTCCATGACGTGGCGATCCAGGGCCTGCCTGTGCGCTTTCCCATCGACCGGGCCGGTTTCGTCGGTGCGGATGGTCCGACGCATGCAGGGTCGTTCGATACGACCTACCTTGCCGCCCTGCCCGGCTTCGTGGTGATGGCCGCGGCCGACGAGGCCGAGCTGAAGCACATGGTGCGCACGGCCGCCGCCTATGACGAGGGTCCGATTTCTTTCCGCTATCCGCGTGGCGAAGGTGTGGGCATCGACATGCCGGTTCGTGGCGAGATCCTCCAGATCGGCCGGGGCCGCATCGTCAAGGAAGGCACCAAGGTCGCCCTCCTTTCCTTCGGCACGCGACTGGCGGATTGTCTGCTGGCCGCCGAGGACCTCGATGCCTCGGGGCTTTCCACGACGGTTGCCGATGCGCGCTTTGCCAAGCCTCTGGATCACGACCTCATCCGCCGGCTTGCCCGCGAGCACGAGGTGCTGATCACCATCGAGGAAGGCGCCATCGGCGGCTTCGGCAGCCATGTGCTGCAATTCCTGGCGCTGGAGGGCCTGATGGATTCGGGGCTGAAGGTGCGCCCGATGGTGCTGCCGGATATCTGGATGGAACAGAGCAAGCAGGACGCCATGTATGCCCAGGCCGGCCTCGACCGCGCCGGCATCGTCTCCACCGTCTTCCGGGCTCTCGGGCAGAAGCGCGTCGGCCGCGACGCTGCGGGTTAA
- a CDS encoding energy-coupling factor ABC transporter ATP-binding protein, translated as MEIRFADCSIRYGETVALHPLDVVLTERRIGVIGLNGSGKTTFARAINGLVKPSQGRVTVNGLDTVADGPAVLGTVGFIFQNPQNQLILPIVADDIALGLKSRGVDKAEVAARVEAILMRFGIDHLARRRVHALSGGETQLVAMASVLVTEPDILILDEPTNQLDLKNRKRVIDTLAGLDEAALVVSHDLSLIESFERVLLFHEGRLIADGAAEDVVKAYEAVALC; from the coding sequence TTGGAGATCCGCTTTGCCGATTGCAGCATTCGTTATGGCGAGACGGTCGCGCTGCATCCGCTCGACGTGGTTCTGACCGAGCGGCGAATCGGTGTGATCGGGCTCAACGGGTCGGGCAAGACGACCTTTGCGCGCGCCATCAACGGCCTCGTCAAGCCGAGCCAGGGCCGCGTCACGGTAAACGGGCTCGATACGGTCGCGGATGGGCCGGCGGTTCTCGGCACCGTCGGCTTCATCTTCCAGAACCCGCAGAACCAGCTGATCCTGCCGATCGTCGCCGACGATATCGCGCTTGGCCTGAAGAGCCGCGGCGTCGACAAGGCGGAGGTCGCCGCGCGGGTCGAGGCCATCCTCATGCGTTTCGGTATCGATCATCTGGCGCGGCGGCGCGTGCATGCGCTGTCGGGTGGCGAGACGCAGCTGGTCGCCATGGCGAGCGTGCTGGTGACCGAGCCCGACATCCTCATCCTCGACGAGCCGACCAACCAGCTGGACCTCAAGAACCGGAAGCGGGTGATCGACACGCTGGCGGGCTTGGACGAGGCGGCCCTCGTCGTCAGCCATGATCTTTCGCTGATCGAGAGCTTCGAGCGCGTGCTGCTGTTTCACGAGGGCCGCCTGATCGCCGACGGTGCGGCGGAGGATGTCGTGAAGGCCTATGAGGCAGTGGCGCTGTGCTGA
- a CDS encoding energy-coupling factor transporter transmembrane component T family protein, translating into MKSLHIEGTTLLHRLSVRTKLAVLFAASLVLFLTVDPLVLGGAVLLSALVFVTVGVSFSDAVSRLAWPLVSIGLVAGATAFFETPVHGLVVLFRFATLILLAATVTATTEVGDFMEEITRLMMPFERLGLVNAADIGLALGLVLRFVPEIATRYASLREAHAARGLPVRPLKMLAPLIILTLKDADMIAMAIDARGLRRH; encoded by the coding sequence CTGAAGAGCCTGCATATCGAGGGCACGACGCTGCTGCACCGGCTGTCCGTGCGCACCAAGCTCGCGGTCCTGTTCGCCGCCAGCCTCGTGCTCTTTCTGACGGTCGATCCGCTCGTTCTTGGCGGTGCGGTTCTGCTTTCGGCGCTCGTCTTTGTCACGGTGGGCGTCTCGTTTTCCGATGCCGTGTCGCGGCTTGCGTGGCCACTGGTCTCCATCGGGCTGGTGGCGGGGGCGACGGCTTTCTTCGAGACACCGGTTCACGGCCTCGTCGTCCTCTTCCGGTTCGCCACGCTCATCCTTCTCGCCGCCACGGTGACGGCCACGACGGAGGTCGGCGACTTCATGGAGGAGATCACCCGGCTCATGATGCCGTTCGAGCGGCTCGGCCTCGTGAATGCCGCCGATATCGGGCTGGCGCTGGGGCTGGTGCTGCGCTTCGTGCCGGAGATCGCGACGCGCTACGCGAGCCTGCGGGAAGCCCATGCGGCACGGGGCCTGCCCGTGCGCCCGCTGAAAATGCTGGCGCCGCTGATCATCCTCACGCTGAAAGATGCCGACATGATTGCCATGGCCATTGACGCACGCGGCCTGCGGCGTCACTAA
- a CDS encoding APC family permease, with protein MGEGGISMTAQETHGTQPELKRVMGPGLLLLFIIGDILGTGIYALTGQVAAKVGGIVWLPFLIAFAVALLTAFSYLELVTKYPKAAGAALYTHKAFGVHFLTFIVAFAVMSSGITSASTAARAFSANFTAALGLDVGNGMVVLIAVLFLALVAAINFRGVGESVKLNVGLTMIELTGLLIIIGIGFWAILHGQGDVSRVTTFTPAGDSGVFWSVIAATTLAFFAMVGFEDSVNMAEECKDPSRIFPKVLLTGLLITGVIYVLVSIAAITLVPAGELSEGETPLLKVVQAGAPGFPISIFGVITMLAVANSALINMMMASRLLYGMAREDVIPAILGRVHHGRQTPYIAIGFTTLLAVGLLIFAGGVPQLGGTTALLLLCVFAIVNIAVLVLRKDTVAHRHFRIPTVFPVLGALTCTFLAGPWTGREPVQYLIAGVLLAIGVVLWLATVTLMRRTTAARA; from the coding sequence ATGGGAGAAGGGGGTATTTCGATGACGGCACAGGAAACGCATGGGACGCAACCCGAACTGAAGCGCGTGATGGGGCCGGGGCTGCTGCTGCTCTTCATCATCGGCGATATTCTTGGCACCGGCATCTATGCGCTGACCGGACAGGTCGCGGCCAAGGTCGGCGGCATCGTCTGGCTTCCCTTCCTCATCGCCTTCGCGGTCGCCCTGCTGACCGCCTTCAGCTATCTCGAACTCGTCACGAAATATCCGAAGGCGGCCGGCGCGGCACTTTATACGCACAAGGCCTTCGGCGTGCATTTCCTCACCTTCATCGTCGCCTTCGCGGTGATGTCGTCGGGCATCACCTCGGCCTCCACGGCGGCGCGGGCGTTTTCCGCCAATTTCACGGCAGCACTCGGGCTCGATGTCGGCAATGGCATGGTGGTGCTGATCGCTGTCCTGTTTCTCGCGCTCGTCGCCGCCATCAACTTTCGCGGCGTCGGGGAGAGCGTGAAGCTCAATGTCGGGCTGACGATGATCGAGCTGACGGGCCTTCTCATCATCATCGGCATCGGCTTCTGGGCGATCCTTCACGGTCAGGGCGACGTGTCGCGCGTCACGACGTTTACGCCGGCCGGTGACAGCGGCGTGTTCTGGTCCGTCATCGCGGCCACCACGCTCGCCTTCTTCGCCATGGTCGGCTTCGAGGATTCGGTCAATATGGCGGAGGAGTGCAAGGACCCCAGCCGGATCTTTCCAAAAGTTCTCCTGACCGGCCTGCTCATCACCGGCGTCATCTATGTGCTCGTCTCCATCGCCGCCATCACGCTCGTGCCGGCCGGCGAACTGAGCGAAGGCGAGACCCCGCTCCTGAAGGTCGTGCAAGCCGGCGCGCCCGGTTTCCCGATCAGCATCTTCGGCGTCATCACCATGCTCGCGGTTGCCAACTCCGCGCTGATCAACATGATGATGGCAAGCCGCCTGCTCTACGGCATGGCGCGCGAGGATGTCATTCCCGCCATTCTTGGCCGCGTGCATCACGGGCGGCAGACGCCTTACATCGCCATCGGCTTTACCACGCTGCTGGCCGTCGGCCTGCTGATCTTTGCGGGCGGCGTTCCCCAACTTGGAGGCACGACGGCACTGCTGCTGCTCTGCGTCTTTGCCATCGTCAACATCGCCGTGCTGGTGCTGCGCAAGGACACGGTGGCGCACAGGCATTTCCGCATCCCCACCGTTTTCCCGGTGCTCGGCGCGCTGACCTGCACCTTCCTCGCCGGGCCGTGGACCGGCCGGGAGCCGGTCCAGTATCTGATCGCCGGCGTGCTTCTCGCCATCGGCGTGGTGCTCTGGCTTGCCACCGTCACCCTCATGCGCCGCACGACCGCCGCGCGCGCATGA
- a CDS encoding nucleotidyltransferase family protein — MKPSAAVEKHREAIHALVRRFRLSNPRLVGAAAGRADIESDEIEFLVDDRPGTTLLDLGGLQIELEDLFGVEVHVLTPGGLPKKQRAKVLNEALPV; from the coding sequence ATGAAGCCGTCCGCCGCCGTTGAGAAACACCGCGAAGCCATTCACGCACTGGTGCGCCGTTTTCGTCTGTCGAATCCTCGACTTGTCGGTGCTGCCGCCGGACGCGCGGACATAGAAAGCGATGAAATCGAATTTCTGGTCGATGATCGTCCGGGCACGACGCTTCTTGATCTCGGTGGCCTTCAGATCGAGCTGGAGGACCTTTTCGGTGTGGAAGTGCATGTGCTGACGCCGGGAGGACTACCGAAAAAGCAACGCGCAAAGGTTTTGAACGAAGCTCTACCTGTATGA
- a CDS encoding biotin transporter BioY, with the protein MSTRDLVLTALFTAIIIVLGIIPPITLAFVPVPITAQSMGVMLAGCIIGAKRGALAYLLLILMVAVGLPVLSGGRGGLAVLAGPTGGYIAGWVLGTFVTGLIAERIVRETQGGARQIAGFFLASIIGGIGVVYLMGTIWLAINTGMGFVAALSANVAFLPGDLIKAGIAALAARAVLVGYPLLPQRA; encoded by the coding sequence ATGTCGACGCGCGACCTGGTTCTGACCGCCCTGTTTACCGCCATCATCATCGTCCTCGGCATCATCCCGCCGATCACGCTTGCCTTCGTGCCGGTGCCGATCACCGCGCAGTCGATGGGCGTCATGCTGGCCGGCTGCATCATCGGTGCCAAGCGCGGCGCGCTCGCCTATCTCCTCCTCATTCTCATGGTGGCCGTCGGCCTGCCGGTCCTGTCGGGCGGCCGCGGCGGGCTCGCCGTCCTTGCCGGCCCGACCGGCGGTTACATCGCGGGCTGGGTTCTGGGCACCTTCGTCACCGGCCTCATCGCCGAACGGATCGTTCGCGAAACCCAAGGCGGCGCACGCCAGATCGCCGGCTTCTTCCTCGCCTCGATCATCGGCGGCATCGGCGTCGTCTATCTCATGGGCACGATCTGGCTTGCCATCAATACGGGCATGGGCTTCGTGGCCGCTCTCTCGGCAAACGTCGCCTTCCTGCCGGGCGACCTGATCAAGGCCGGCATCGCAGCACTTGCGGCGCGTGCCGTGCTCGTCGGCTATCCCCTGCTGCCACAGCGGGCCTGA
- a CDS encoding HepT-like ribonuclease domain-containing protein, producing MKDTSLVEHLLLVQEMAHDAEDFCENLDRAQFLADRKTQQACILNLLIMGECSARILKEQPVFADLSPHIPHRNMKGMRNHIAHGFSTLDLETIWATLDQFLPNVIAVLPAAIEAAIRYENDL from the coding sequence ATGAAGGATACAAGTCTGGTTGAGCATCTCCTGCTGGTGCAGGAAATGGCGCATGATGCTGAGGACTTTTGTGAAAATCTCGATCGGGCGCAATTTCTGGCGGATAGGAAAACACAGCAGGCCTGCATTCTCAATCTGCTCATCATGGGAGAATGCTCGGCCCGGATACTGAAAGAACAGCCCGTCTTCGCCGACTTGTCCCCGCATATTCCCCATCGAAACATGAAGGGGATGCGAAACCATATCGCGCATGGTTTCTCCACACTGGATCTTGAGACGATCTGGGCAACGCTCGATCAGTTCCTACCGAATGTGATCGCAGTTCTCCCTGCTGCGATCGAGGCAGCCATCAGATACGAAAACGATCTCTGA
- the ribB gene encoding 3,4-dihydroxy-2-butanone-4-phosphate synthase, which yields MSFDQKRVVDAIRAFEAGEIVVVTDDDGRENEGDLIVAAVHCTAEKMAFIVRHTSGIVCAPMPKEEAKRLNLNAMVADNDSAHTTAFTVSVDFKHGTTTGISADDRTLTVRNLANPNAGAADFVRPGHIFPLVSREGGVLMRSGHTEAAVDLCKLASLPLIGVISELVNDNGTVMRGPEVAAFAEAHGLKQLSVADLIAYRQRKETLIDRGDVFDIETPFGRAKGHAFSLPWDPMQHLAVVFGDIRDGVDIPVRLHLENVGADVFGKEGQLDRILQRISDYGRGVVVYLREGSVGVGASQTARKAMQDREGHSEAQARDSEWLEIGLGAQILKDLGISSIKLLSTRERHYVGLEGFGIEISETVIL from the coding sequence ATGTCCTTCGACCAGAAGCGCGTCGTCGATGCCATCAGGGCCTTCGAGGCCGGCGAAATCGTCGTCGTCACCGATGATGACGGCCGGGAAAACGAGGGCGACCTGATCGTTGCCGCCGTTCACTGCACAGCCGAAAAGATGGCGTTCATTGTGCGCCATACCTCCGGCATCGTCTGCGCGCCGATGCCCAAGGAGGAGGCCAAACGGCTGAACCTCAACGCCATGGTGGCCGACAACGACAGCGCCCACACCACGGCCTTCACCGTCAGCGTCGATTTCAAGCATGGCACGACGACCGGCATTTCCGCCGACGACCGGACGCTGACCGTGCGCAACCTCGCCAATCCCAATGCGGGCGCCGCCGATTTCGTCCGGCCGGGCCATATCTTCCCGTTGGTGTCGCGCGAAGGCGGCGTGCTGATGCGCTCCGGCCATACGGAGGCGGCCGTCGATCTCTGCAAGCTCGCCAGCCTGCCGCTGATCGGCGTGATTTCCGAACTCGTCAACGACAACGGCACGGTCATGCGCGGGCCGGAGGTCGCGGCTTTCGCCGAAGCCCATGGCCTCAAGCAGCTCTCCGTTGCCGACCTTATCGCCTATCGCCAGCGCAAGGAAACGCTGATCGACCGGGGCGATGTCTTCGACATCGAGACGCCGTTCGGCAGGGCCAAGGGCCACGCCTTCTCCCTGCCCTGGGACCCGATGCAGCATCTCGCCGTCGTCTTCGGCGACATCCGCGACGGCGTCGATATCCCGGTGCGGCTGCATCTGGAAAATGTCGGCGCTGACGTGTTCGGCAAGGAGGGCCAGCTCGACCGCATCCTCCAGCGCATCTCCGATTACGGCCGCGGCGTCGTCGTCTATCTGCGCGAAGGCTCGGTCGGCGTCGGGGCCTCGCAGACCGCGCGCAAGGCCATGCAGGATCGCGAAGGCCACAGCGAGGCCCAGGCCCGCGACAGCGAATGGCTCGAAATCGGCCTCGGTGCCCAGATCCTGAAAGACCTCGGCATCTCCTCGATCAAGCTCCTCTCGACCCGCGAACGGCACTATGTCGGGCTGGAAGGGTTCGGGATCGAGATTTCGGAGACGGTGATTTTGTAG